tagttattattttattaatttgatttttgttttaataaatgGTAAATTTTTTTAACGAATAAATggcaaaattttaattattgatttaaaataaaatataattaataaacattttaattttgaatttcagTTAAAGAAATGGATTGATGACAATTTATTAGTTGAGTCAAAGATTGCCGAAAGAATCAAGAATATTTCCACCCGGTCACAGACTCTACACGTAGATTAATGTGCAATAAATGTAAATAAAGCAtgggtaagatagtcggtttGTCCCGGCTTTGAATAAATtgttttttaagaaactttgaATAAATTGTTGAAACTATTTGTTTCGGTTTAATTTAATTCTCcgtatttcttttgtttattttatttttaccttacttttagtatatatataaaaaaaggccAAAAATCCGAGTTGAGGGGCAAATCTGCCCCTAAGCTCACCGAGATGAGTTCGGGATTGTGATTCCCGATTTTTTTCCCCTAATAtccaataaaaatcaaataaaataaaaaataattggtTCGAACTGGCCACCAAAAAGGTGATTGCTTATGATAGCATCACTTTAGAATTCCCAAGTACGctaaaaagataataaaaataatggCTCAACTTATTCATTTAGGTTGAAGGGTCGTTTTTTCAATCGTAAACATGAAAATTGGATAGCTGCTCATATGGGGGTAGAAAATGAAAGTAGCTCTCTGCTTTGTTGGTTAAAAAAATGGGCCCCCACTAAGCATGGCTTGAACTAACTGGGCGCGATGACTTGAAGGCCCATAATTCCAGTCTCAGACACAGTGCTTAATTTAATCCATAAGTTTATAGCTCATAATCTATTTGGAAAAAAGGAGAGTAATAAGGTCAGTGAAACATAGGTCTTTTTGTTGTGGTGTGTTTACAAGGGTAATGGGACTAACAACATGAATGCGATTTTTACTTGCTCCAATGGAATGATAAGTAAAAAATGTAAGCACATTGTGTTGGGCTACTTAGTAACTAACTTTATAAAAGGCTATTTTGCAAACACATTTTTTGAGGAAAGTGGCCTACACCTACCTGCTGTTATTAATAAGGACTTCCTTGGAAAGTCTACTTTTAGAACTGTTTTGCAGAATGCTAGGCGATTGGAGGCTGGATCAGCCCCGAAAAAGGGCCCGAAATCCACCACAACAAAtcgaagaggaagaagaaggggaagaagaagaaggggaagaagaggaaggagaagaagaggaaaaagagcaccaggaagaagaggaagggctATCGGTTTAGGACCAACTGCAATCCATGAACGCTATGATGCTCGAGATGAGAAATCTTAATTTTCAGACTTATGAGATAGTCTAACGCATGGATCGGCGCATGATAGGACCCGAGCATGTGGCAGAAGACTATCATAACCGTCATAATTTGAAGTGGTCATGGCCCCCGACCAATCAGTGAGTTGTCTTCTctaccctaactctttacatttTGCACTTTGATTTTTAAAATTGCAATGTTGGAACTGATTACAAATTTTAaatgtgaggaggaggggtagacaaactccataaatttttattttgttgcgTGGTGTCTAGTTTTGATTTTTACTTTTGTCTTTGTGTTATTTTTCTTGATTAAATATGCACGCCTTCTCCCATGCATATGTATGATTTCTCTGGTTTCACTTTTGTTTTTAATCGCATTTGTCTGGTTTCCATGCATATGAATAATTTCTCTATTTTCATCCTTAGTTATTTATTAGCATGTGTTTAATTTCCCTATTTTCACTCTATGTTTATCAATAACACGTGTGTGGTTTCCCCATGCATGTGAATGATTTCCCTGTTTTCACTTTCTGTCTGTCaaataaatcctaaaaactCACTTCCTTCAAAATTAAGCTGCGTTATTTGTCCTtagaaattgaaaattgaacTTAACTTTTGCATGCTAGCTAGTTTAAGTGTAGGACACAACCTTATATCTGTAAAAACATGAACTAAGATTGCACTTAGACCCTACTTTGAataaaatgctaaaatcattacttggaTATGATAAGTtgagaattgaaggcatgtgaatTTAAACTTGAGCTTGGAAAACCAGTAACACAAAAATTGAACCCAACGAATTGTGAGTTGTATTTCAGCCTAAGAGTGAACATcaaaaaactcttttttttttgacatttttgtgtgtgTATGCTTTGACTTGTGAGAAGTTATAGATTTTGCACTAAATACCGAGTTGAGTCTACATGCCTTGATTTGAAACAGTCTCCTTAGAATTAACCATTTTTATTTCatcttattttctctttttcatctcctctaggaagcccagttgagcctaatttttctattttcagTTTTTCTTTCTCACCCAATTATTTGCAAACTTGAATTGAGTTTGTTTTAGCACTTTTTCCCTATTTATGGCACCTTCTTTGAAAAGCAAGTTATAGAAAGTGAATGAACATACCTTTCTTTCCAAATAAAAAGTCCAATTACTCATTCTAcacttcagaaaaaaaaaacatcatttgGACATCCCAAATGAATGATCAACCTATgatcatataaaaaaaatgaaaagtatATATGAAAGGGATTTTTTTTTGCGTAAAATGCTCGTTCCCTTTAAATTATTACTTGTTATTGCCATATTATTTTTAAGTGCTAGTTTCTTAACTCAGTCTTTAAACTCTTAATCTATCCCTAACCTTAACCTCATTACAGCCCAATTTTGAGACCGTTTTTTATATTGTCGGAGTCAAGTAGCAAAGTAGAGGTACTCGCCATAACTTTGAGCATGAATAAAAGCTGAGAGTAAACACTTGAGTCACCTAAACTTTTATATGTGATTGAGTGAACAACCATTGGTGAGGTGTTTATTTAGTTATctcttaagctcgtttaattaaCATGTATCATCTTCTTAAAAGTATGACCTATGCTAATTGAACTACTGCTTTTGGATATTGTGTCTTTATTTGTCTTTCCAAATATATGCAATTACAGTTGCTTGTGTTTGTGTTAGGCACTTAGTCAAAATCAGTAGGTTTTTCTAGTTTGGCTAGTCGATTAAGGGTTTGGTTTTTAGTTTACATGGGGagaagtaaagttttaagtgtgaggagttTTGACAGGGGTCAAAAACTCCTAACTTTTGGTACGgtttttagggtaattttaCAATAATTTCAGCAAATAAATAGTAATTTCCCGTGCTTTATTTCACTCATGtcatttatttagtttttactTCCGTTTTAGCACTTTTATCactttttatgtcatttttagtAAAATAATGTCAAGTTAACATGCACCTAAAGCTTTTCCTTAATTATTTTGGCTAATTGATTCACCAAATGTCACTAGAAAATGGGTTGACACTTAAATCCTAAGTTTGGTGAATCAATTCAGCCCCTATActaatgtttttggattttagtGCGTTTTTGCAGGTCGAATATGGAAAAGGGAAAAGGCTTCATAGCATCGAAGCACGTCTCGGGCCCCTGGGGGTCATCTTGGCGAGCTGGCCATCAGGGTTGGCGATGCCAGCCCAAAAGGCCCTAGCTCGACGAGTTGCACCCGAGAATTAGTCTAACTCTTGAGATACAGGGATTTccaaatttcaaaatataacGTTAACTTTGAGCTGTGAGGTCCATTTTCAACCTATAAATAGACTATCTTTCAATTGTAAAGATCATCTTTTGGGTATTGTAATCAATCTTCCCCACCTTGAGAATTCATCCCCAAATTCCTTCATCTTCCATTAAAGAACCAAGGTTCCTTCCGTCTCCACCTTCAAGGattctcaagctccatcctttaGTCTCAGAAAGACAACTGCTTTAGTCGATAGGTTTCAAAAAGGGATTTCTATCCTCTTTAGTATCTGTTTACTTTAGATCTTTGTTATGAATTTTGAGCTGGTTCTATTCATATACTATGTTCTTCATCTATAATATAAGTTTCCATTTGATTTTCCAATTGAGTTTCTTAGCTGTTTGTTTATGCTTTACCTAATTGAATTGAATCATTCAAAAGTCCAAAGATAGATTGGGTTCATATTGCGAGTCTGGTTTGATTGTCTATACTCAAAGCCTGTAAAATTGACAACATCATATTAAATATGACCCAAGTTCCTAAACCTCGGAGCTAGTTACGCCCTGTAACAAAGGAATTGCGTGATAGGGACCTTAAAAGGATAAATCAGTTTAATTGCCTTAGGTTTATGCAACTCAGATTAGGTGATTGATTAGATTGGTTAATTAGGTTGATTTCTGTATTATCGTATCATTCCACTTTGCTATTAGATTGATTGTTTGGCTTAAGATCatcttaggagtagaataatttAGAAACAAAACCTAATTCAACTTTCCACCGCCGAGTAGCTTGGTAGTTGTggtataaatcatgtggattcgatacatggactttccagatttattacttgataacgatggggtacacttatcccttagtaatCCTTATTTGAGCGTCAACTTGGGGCGCATCAGGTAGTTATATGTTTCCCCCAAAGGTATTGCATTTTATCCAGAAGTTAATCCAAAATATTCTCCCTTATGAAGTTACTCTTGCAAAACACGGAATAGGATCACGCAGCTCATGCAAGTTATGTTTCTCTCCCTATGAAGACGCCATGCACGTCATGAAACAGTGCCATGCAACGAAAGAGTTATGAAAAAAATGCACAGATGGGTGTTTCGGCAAACAAAATCAGCATCAATGTGTGGATTCGATCATGTTTGGACTATTTGAAAAAGAATGAAATGGAGTTCGCTTTTGTAGTCATATGGTGGGCTTGGTATCCACAGAATTGTTTTCTTCACGAGAACTCTTGGTTGGACCAAAACTCCCTCCTAATCAAAGAAACTGCTTTTCTTGAAGGTTGGAGGTTAGCAAACATGAAATATTATGGCTTCTGTGTGGATTCCAATTGCACCTTATGCTTTAATCGaggatgcagaacttcaagCCATCTTTCAAGGTGCTTTACTAACCCGTGATTGTGGCTTTTCCGGTAGTGGATACTTTGGCTAGTGACATGCCCCTCAATCTTCCAAGTGCTCACCTTAGATTCTTATTTTCCTACATGTTATTTCTCTTTTGTAAGGATAATAAGGTTGGTCATGTTATTGCATCCATTGGGTTTGATGGAAGATTGCACAACCATTGTTTTAGGATAGAGTTTGTAAAGATACATCTTTTATTTCAAGTCTAATACAAGtccttttaataaaaacaacatTATGCAAAATCATAAAATTGAATAGATATAaacttaagaaaataaaataacatagtATAAAATAGACATTACACACATTTGGATCCCTAAACTAAAGCTTCGAAATCAATTACAAccctaaactattaaaatcatcaatcaagtccttaaactaagtaaaaatcattaattgaatcCTCATTCCATCCTAAACTTAGAAACTGCAACTATTCGATAAAAACCGTAATAATCTCTGTACTGATTCAAAATGGATTTAGATAAGAGAGTCTGGAATTGTTTAACCAAATATTTTGTTGAGacctcaattaatgatttttttgtttaaaataaggattaaattagtaatttttacttaattaagagatctaattaatgattttgattgtttaaagtaatggattttttttttttttttttgaggtaaAAAAGTAATGGATTTTGAAACCTTAGTTTATTGAGGTAAATGAGTATTATGTCTATAAAATACGTTCTCTTGTCATTATTACTATTTTCAGAATAAAATGTTACGTTTTGGGTTAggtaaggaaaaaaaaaaactggaaATATCCTTCACCCAGACGTAATGCGACGAGTGGTAACtctatcaaaaaaaaacaaCTACCGCCTAACGCACTAAGTCGATCCGATTCATAATCAGGGACCCAAACCCACGTTTTGAAGCCACGAAACGACAGCTAGATTATTAATTGTTCATCCTTCCAGTGTTTATTATTCGCAACGCTTTTAAATCTTCCTAAAACAAATATGACCTCACATCACAACGTAAGAaccttctcttctccttctcctacTGTCTCTGCGATTTCCATCTTTCCTTCCAAGTCACTTCTTTTATCTTCTcatacatataaatatatataattactcTTAACTCGCCTCAAcgaatttcaattttttcaatTCGGTATTGGAGAACTGAGAATGGGTAGTGAGGATCCGGAAAGAGGAAGTAAGAATAGAGGATACTACGCTAGCAATCCCAATTTCTATTATCATGAAACCTCGGATAAGCAATGGACTTCCTGGTTGATTCCTATGTTTGTTGTGGCCAATATTGCTGCTTTTATTGCGGCTATGTATGTCAACAATTGCCCTAAAAACAACCTCGGTTTTGAAGGCGCTTGCGTCGCCAAGTTTCTGGGAAGATTTTCGTTTCAGCCTTTGAGAGAGAACCCTTTGTTTGGTCCTTCTTCTGAAGCGTgagtttctttttctctttttgtttttttcttctgttttgatTGGTTTCTTGATTTGGATTCTTCTGCTTTTGAATTATGCAACTTTGAgcttttcaaattcaatttcAGTTGCTAATTGTTTCAAATAATTATTATGTTCTCCTCCTTTATGTCTTTTGATGCTTTGCTTTTAATGGGGTTAATGAATTGCTATAGGGTTTGTGTGAAGTACACCTATTTGAAGTTCAATGGAAATTTAAAGGGAAATTTCTGCTTTTCTATGTCTTTTTTGTTTGATTCCCAGAATTGgatattgttatttttttatttattaatgatTAATTGAATTATTGGTTTGGATAGAGAATGTGTGGGTGTACTGAATTTGAGGTCCCATTGAAGAAAACCTGTAAAAACATGGGAGTATTTCATTTTGTAATATTGAGGTTTCTATAGTAGAAGATCAAAAGCAGATTGGGGTTTTTAATTGGCTAAAATACATCACCTCCTTTTGAAGTTTTAGAACTTGCTTAAATTGACCTATTGTCCCCGgaatttgtttaaattgacCTATTAGCAGCTAAACTTGCTTAAATGATACACTTCAATTTGCCCAATTTTTCTTAATCATGTCATGTTAAGCAAATCCAAAGGTCCAACGAGACATCCTCAAAGCTCAGGGGCCAATTGCGTTTTAGGCTAAGTTCAAGGATGTATTCAGCCTTTATAACTTTTGCAGAAAACATTAGGTGACTTCTGCTTTTCTGAATTTGTTGGGGGAAAGTGAAAGATTAATGTTAACATGTCTCTGTTCTTTGAATTGATTGATATTGGAGTAATTTACACTGCAAATACTTCTGACTACTGCAATACATTGCGTATAGTGCTGAATATTGTAGGGATGTTGTGAATTTAGTTCTTGTTACATtgtgattttttattttgtaacaatTTGATTGAAGAAAAAATAGTACCTAATCAGTAAATTTTAGCGAGCATTCATTCTTCAGCTTCTTTTGTTGCAATGTGCCATTGATTTATTAGTATGTAGGCATCTAACGTTTAGAATTGGCTTAAAACGTCAAGGGGCCTGGCCTGTACTTTCCAAATAATCGGATTGCCTCCCTAAACTTTTGAGATGTCTCACTAGGCCCTAAATTTGCCTAAAGTGCTTACCACTTTAAGCACGTTTAGGAAGCCAATAGGTCATTTTGAACTTGTAGGTCACCCTAAGCTAGTTTAGGGGCCAATAGGTCACATTAATCAAGTTCAAGGGGCAATAggacattttaagcaagtttagagagccaAAGTTCAAGGAGCCAATGGGAATCTTGGCCAAGTAAAGGGGCtgtaatgtattaagcctttagaATTATGCTTCTATTTTCTACATCCATTGGTATGAGAATAGCATGTATTTAAGACTAATGATGTCTCATTGTGCAGATTGGAAAAAATGGGTGCCCTGGATTGGAACAAGGTGGTGCATCGGCATCAAGGATGGAGACTTATCGCTTCTATGTGGTTGCACGCAGGAATCATTCACCTTCTTGCAAATATGTTGAGCTTGGTCTTCATCGGGATTCGCCTTGAACAACAATTTGGATTCGGTACATTTTCTCCCCTCTAGTCCTCATTTTTTTGCATCAAATGTAGCAGTAGATTTTATAGATTAAAATGCAAACATTCTAACATGTTTTTGCACAATCTTCCAGTACGCGTAGGGATAATCTATCTAGTATCAGGATTCGGGGGAAGTATTTTGTCGACGCTCTTTATCCATCAGAACATTTCTGTAGGTGCATCCGGTGCTTTATTTGGCCTTCTTGGGGCAATGTTATCAGAGCTTCTTACAAACTGGTCTATATACAGTAACAAGGTATTCTTCTAACAACTCCGCTTTATAACATTCTTCATTCATACCCAATTTAGGTAACATTCTCCTGCCTGTACAGGTAGCAGCACTATTAACTCTCGTGATCATCATCGCCATCAACTTGGCTGTCGGAATTCTACCACATGTTGATAACTTCGCACATATAGGAGGCTTTCTGACCGGTTTTCTTCTTGGGTTTATCATACTACTCCGTCCACAGTTTGGATGGTATGAAGGGCGGAATCTTCCTGCCGATGCCCGTGTGAGATCTAAACACAAGGTTTACCAATATGTGCTACTGCTGGTTGCCCTTGCTTTACTTATTTCTGGGTATGCAATTGACAATATCCGAAACTTGTAACGGTCTGTTTGGTTCACTGTTGttgtttactgtttgttgttcgCTAAGCGGACActaattctgatttttttttttggttgggGCAGTTTTACAGTTGGATTGGTGATGCTGTTTAGAGGAGTGAATGGGAATGATCATTGCAGCTGGTGTCATTACCTAAGTTGTGTGCCTACCAGTAAGTGGAAATGTGATAACTAATATCTGTTTAGGGGATGGAAAACTTTGTGTAGGATCCTTGTAattgatatataaatatatataatttactctcaaactttatttttctaaatgttattttattgattaagcTTTCCACACTTGTATATTAATGGAGGACATGAATGAGTAATatattacattttttattttcttcttgttcTGCTGTCATTTCCAGTGTTGAAGCTGCTATTTATAATGTATTATAATTAAGTAACAATGTTTTGCTATGCCGTCTTAGTTTCAAttttttaggtttaatatatcaaaGTCTGACTGTTCTCGCTCGTTACATCGtttccaaacaagtttattaataaattgaaaCAGTTTTTCTGTATTTTGACAGTTCGTTTGTAACTGTTTTAATAATATAGTGAATATTTTAAGTAGTTTTGTCTATTTTGGCAAGTTTTTTTGTGACTATATATTGATAATATAATAAACATTTTAGATATAATAATATTTGGAAAGTTatatgtgataattaaatattactccatccgtttcatattacatgtttttttagaagttttttcttattttatattaCATGTTATATTATATGATCAATACACATtaagttacttttttttttttttttgggcaGACTTTTTTTTGGGCAGACTTAAGTTACCTTCTATGTGTTATAAAACATGAGTTTATAgagattaaattaaaataattgacTTATTATAACGAAatagtggaatcaataaataagcgATAACGTCTTTTTTTAATATCTTTAATTTATGTAACACtctaaaaaaacatttaatataaAACAGATGGAGTAATTAAAATAACGGTAAATTGGTTCGTTTGAAGTTTTCTACTACATATGGGTAAAACTGATTCGTCTTGAAAATGCTTTCAAGGGTTaaagttttattattttatgcTAGGGGTGTTAAAAAATGAGTTGGACGGGTTATAGATGgataaaatacatgaatatcataattaagtacaaaattacaactatgtcatatcgccaaacttaattcttaatatgttattatctctatatattatgattttataccataatttaaaaattctagactccaattcataaatcataaaccctataaaatatattctatacttttaatttataaattcgaatccttaaaatatattaaaagtactaattttattagtttaatataatctaaaattatgatttgatatagttgtaaatagtttttaaaagatgaatttctgtgtaattttccccgGATTGTGATTATATTAGGGTTGTATTGGGTATGATGGcttgaattaaaaaaattcaaaatacttTGTATGAGTATGGGTTGGGCTTATATGGATAG
The DNA window shown above is from Euphorbia lathyris chromosome 1, ddEupLath1.1, whole genome shotgun sequence and carries:
- the LOC136210724 gene encoding RHOMBOID-like protein 2 isoform X2, which encodes MGSEDPERGSKNRGYYASNPNFYYHETSDKQWTSWLIPMFVVANIAAFIAAMYVNNCPKNNLGFEGACVAKFLGRFSFQPLRENPLFGPSSEALEKMGALDWNKVVHRHQGWRLIASMWLHAGIIHLLANMLSLVFIGIRLEQQFGFVRVGIIYLVSGFGGSILSTLFIHQNISVGASGALFGLLGAMLSELLTNWSIYSNKVAALLTLVIIIAINLAVGILPHVDNFAHIGGFLTGFLLGFIILLRPQFGWYEGRNLPADARVRSKHKVYQYVLLLVALALLISGYAIDNIRNL
- the LOC136210724 gene encoding RHOMBOID-like protein 2 isoform X1, whose translation is MGSEDPERGSKNRGYYASNPNFYYHETSDKQWTSWLIPMFVVANIAAFIAAMYVNNCPKNNLGFEGACVAKFLGRFSFQPLRENPLFGPSSEALEKMGALDWNKVVHRHQGWRLIASMWLHAGIIHLLANMLSLVFIGIRLEQQFGFVRVGIIYLVSGFGGSILSTLFIHQNISVGASGALFGLLGAMLSELLTNWSIYSNKVAALLTLVIIIAINLAVGILPHVDNFAHIGGFLTGFLLGFIILLRPQFGWYEGRNLPADARVRSKHKVYQYVLLLVALALLISGFTVGLVMLFRGVNGNDHCSWCHYLSCVPTSKWKCDN